The Corvus moneduloides isolate bCorMon1 chromosome 5, bCorMon1.pri, whole genome shotgun sequence genome includes a region encoding these proteins:
- the PCM1 gene encoding pericentriolar material 1 protein isoform X3, whose product MATGGGPFEEGMNDQDLPSWSNESLDDRLNNTDWGSQQKKANRSSEKNKKKLSGEGETRLTNEISPESSPGMERQKTRTSHSFPHARYMTQMSVPEQAELERLKQRINFSDLDQRSIGSDSQGRATAANNKRQLNENKKPFNFLSLQINTNKSKDPASGSQKKESGVSAQCKELFGAALSKDFLQNCQVPAQEDGRGEQAMDSSQIVSRLVQIRDYIAKASSMRDDLVEKNERSANVERLSHLIDDLKEQEKSYLKFLQKMLARENEEDDVRTIDSAVGSGSVGESTSLNIDVQSEASDTTEVSFSLSCRPRIEDKLGNSASQEQVTDIDVTPSPKGKSERAALNDREIWPCGINSQDHGLLSKARDPQQEAKEELENLKKQHDLLKRMLQQQEQLKALQGRQAALLALQHKAEQAIAVLDDSVVTETTGSVSGVSLTSELNEELNDLIQRFHNQLHDSQTQSVPDNRRQAESLSLTREISQSRNSSMSEHQSDEKAQLFNKMRMLQGKKQKMDKLLGELHTLRDQHLNNSSFFPASSSPQRSIDQRSTTSAASGPIGIVTVVNGESNSLASAPYPPDSLVSQNESEEDENLNPTEKLQKLNEVRKRLNELRELVHYYEQTSDMMTDAVNENTKEEEEETEESESDSEHEDPQPVTNIRNPQGISSWSEINSNSNVQCGANNRDGRHLNTDCEINNRSAANIRTLKMSSALDCHNRENDKHLDLPQGEDDEVEEDRVSEDSISSHRSSLGDVAGDAEFEQKINRLIAAKQKLRQLQNLAAMVQDDDPEPQGTIANASNIGDLLGEMEETKQQPNNVRASSNKLKKDVRLNEKAREKFYEAKLQQQQWELKQLQEERRKLIEIQEKIQVLQKACPDLQLSAGLGNCPANRQTSQATSSPAVNECNTAGKPLIECDESVPVGNELWSEMRRHEILREELRQRRKQLEALMAEDQRRRELAETISTVAASVKSEGSEAQCTPQQSRTEKTMATWGGSTQCALEEENGDEDGYLSDGVGQAEEEEEDASSLNDSFSVYPNNNVPENTYFVKENKDRWKNCRPLSADGNYRPVSKARQQQNISMRRQENFRWMSELSYVEEKEQWQEQINQLKKQHEFSVSICQTLMQDQQTLSCLLQTLLTGPYSMMPNNVASSQIHLIMHQLNQCYTQLTWQQNNVQRLKQMLSDVMRQQEQQCQEKPSRKERGSNAPPPPSPVFCPFNFPPQPVNLFSVPGFTNFSSFAPGINCNPVFPSGFGDFAHNISPHSSEQQEQQHPLDHNTSGKTEYMAFPKPFESSSSNGAEKQRRSHRQPEEELEKRSTWLNDSQEMKKDDQSQLKAGFAVSVQNIASSHKNQSDMNRRREFDEESLESFSSMPDPVDPTTVTKTFRSRKASAQASLASKDKTPKSKNKRKTSSQLKGRVKNTGYESASASSVCEPCKNNKSRHSDDVVHAKVFSKRNQEQLEKIIKYSRSTEMSSAHARRILQQSNRNACIEAPETGSDLSMFEALRDTIYSEVATLISQNESRPHFLIELFHALQLLNTDYLRQRALYALQDIVTRHLSEKNEKGKSAKSLNSATWVASNSELTPSESLASTDDETFGKNFSTEACQDCEQHDADNGSTMSTSSNFEPFATDDLGNTVIHLDKALSWMREYERMKVEAESTLDSEGCSSNFQGASTAKLEGTGECQSVLQSGDVSAIPCPRIDTQQLDRQIKAIMKEVIPFLKEHMDEVCSSQLLTSVRRMVLTLTQQNDESKEFVKFFHKQLGSILQDSLAKFAGRKLKDCGEDLLVEISEVLFNELAFFKLMQDLDNNSISVKQRCKRKIETTEVIQSYAKEAKKGLQVDVCSSVEDVDEDKDKDETETAKQVPDSEMCAGNGVPESIRSDASDQEEDEESESGPVAISLSKAETQALTNYGSGEDENEDEEIEFEEGPVDVQTSLQANSETTTENEQTSNQELSKAKSSEILSSEQESVNVKGEQDVATIVPHYLSVMENTPALTVNTPESFVTATVKTEESSSPLAVNETQTPDTTCAENKSGASSESSMAGSPDTESPVLVNEYEPGSGNVSQKSDEDDFVKVEDLPLKLAVYSETDLMKKMETEAQTNSLSDELLDGGGAQDQELVGDAQTLKEPETFGAQNA is encoded by the exons AGAAGCATTGGAAGTGATTCTCAAGGCAGGGCAACGGCTGCTAACAACAAACGTCaacttaatgaaaacaaaaaaccattCAACTTCCTGTCACTGCAGATTAACACTAACAAAAGCAAAGATCCTGCCTCAGGTtcccagaaaaaggaaagtggGGTATCAGCACAATGTAAAGAACTGTTTGGAGCTGCTCTAAGCAAGGATTTCTTGCAAAATTGCCAAGTGCCTGCTCAAGAAGATGGAAGGGGAGAACAAGCAATGGATAGTAGCCAG ATTGTGAGCAGACTAGTTCAAATTCGCGACTATATTGCTAAGGCCAGCTCCATGCGGGATGATCTtgtagagaaaaatgaaagatcGGCCAATGTTGAGCGTTTATCACACCTTATAGATGACCTTAAAGAGCAGGAGAAATCCTATCTGAAATTTTTGCAAAAGATGCTT gctAGAGAAAATGAGGAGGATGATGTTCGGACTATAGATTCAGCTGTGGGATCTGGTTCTGTAGGTGAGAGCACATCGCTAAACATTGATGTGCAGTCTGAGGCTTCAGATACCACG GAGGTATCTTTTAGTTTGAGCTGTCGGCCCCGCATTGAGGACAAGCTAGGGAATTCAGCTTCACAGGAACAGGTTACAGACATTGATGTTACACCAAGCCCTAAAGGGAAAAGTGAGAGAGCTGCTCTGAATGACAGGGAAATCTGGCCTTGTGGGATTAATAGCCAGGATCATGGATTGCTTTCAAAG GCCAGAGATCCTCAACAGGAAGCTAAAGAGGAGTTGGAGAACTTGAAAAAGCAGCATGATTTATTGAAAAGGATGCTACAACAGCAGGAGCAATTAAAGGCTCTTCAAGGAAGACAGGCAGCTCTTCTTGCTTTGCAGCATAAAGCAGAGCAAGCCATTGCTGTCCTGGATGATTCTG TTGTAACAGAAACTACAGGTAGTGTTTCAGGAGTAAGTCTTACATCAGAACTGAATGAAGAATTGAATGACTTAATTCAACGCTTTCACAACCAACTTCATGATTCTCAG ACACAGTCTGTGCCTGACAATAGAAGGCAAGCAGAAAGTCTTTCACTTACCAGAGAgatttcacaaagcagaaactCTTCAATGTCTGAACACCAGTCAGATGAGAAGGCACAGCTTTTTAACAAGATGCGAATGTTGCAGggtaaaaagcagaaaatggacAAACTATTAGGAGAACTTCATACACTTCGTGACCAACATCTAAATAACTCTTCCT tttttccTGCTTCAAGTTCTCCTCAAAGGAGTATTGATCAAAGAAGTACAACTTCAGCTGCTTCTGGTCCTATAGGCATAGTAACTGTTGTCAACGGTGAATCAAATAGTCTGGCATCTGCTCCCTATCCTCCTGATTCCCTGGTTTCTCAAAATGAGAGTGAAGAGGATGAAAATCTAAATCCAACAGAAAAGCTTCA gaagctAAATGAAGTTCGTAAGAGGCTGAATGAGTTACGCGAGTTAGTTCACTACTATGAGCAAACATCTGATATGATGACAGATGCTGTGAATGAAAACActaaggaggaggaggaagaaacagaagaatcaGAAAGTGATTCTGAACATGAGGATCCACAGCCTGTTACAAATATTAG AAACCCTCAAGGAATCAGTAGCTGGAGTGAAATAAATAGCAACTCAAATGTACAGTGTGGAGCTAATAACAGAGATGGAAGACATCTTAATACAGACTGTGAAATAAACAACCGATCTGCTGCTAATATAAGGACTCTAAAAATGTCTTCTGCTTTAG ACTGTCATAATAGGGAGAATGACAAACACCTTGATCTACCCCAAGGTGAAGATGATGAAGTGGAAGAAGATAGAGTTAGTGAAGATTCCATATCTAGTCACAGAAGCAGCCTGGGTGATGTTGCTGGAGATGCCGAGTTTGAGCAGAAGATCAATAGGCTTATAGCTGCAAAACAGAAGCTTAGACAGTTACAAAACCTTGCTGCTATGGTGCag GATGATGATCCAGAACCTCAAGGAACAATTGCAAATGCATCTAATATTGGTGACTTGTTGGGTGAGATGGAAGAGACAAAGCAACAACCAAACAATGTGCGAGCTAGTTCTAACAAGTTAAAAAAGGATGTGCGACTAAACGAAAAAGCAAG AGAGAAGTTCTATGAAGCTaaacttcagcagcagcaatgggaGCTTAAGCAGttacaagaagaaagaagaaaactgattgaaatccaggaaaaaattcAAGTGTTACAGAAAGCTTGTCCTGACCTTCAA TTGTCAGCTGGCCTGGGTAACTGCCCAGCAAATAGACAGACTTCACAAGCAACATCATCTCCAGCCGTGAATGAGTGTAACACAGCTGGCAAGCCTTTAATTGAGTGTGATGAATCCGTACCAGTAGGCAATGAG TTATGGTCTGAAATGAGAAGACATGAGATTTTAAGAGAAGAATTGCGACAGAGAAGAAAGCAACTTGAAGCTTTAATGGCTGAGGATCAGAGAAGGAGAGAGCTCGCAGAAACAATATCTACTGTTGCTGCGTCTGTTAAAAGTGAAGGGTCAGAAGCTCAGTGTActccacagcagagcaggactgaAAA GACAATGGCTACCTGGGGAGGTTCTACCCAGTGTGctttagaggaagaaaatggcGATGAAGACGGTTATCTCTCTGATGGAGTTGGTCAGGCcgaagaagaggaagaagacgCATCAAGTTTGAATGACAGTTTCTCTGTTTATCCCAATAACAACGTACCAGAAAATACCTattttgttaaagaaaacaaagatag GTGGAAAAACTGCCGTCCTCTTTCAGCAGATGGGAATTATCGACCAGTGTCTAAGGCCAGGCAACAGCAAAACATAAGTATGCGGCGTCAGGAAAATTTTCGGTGGATGTCTGAGCTTTCATATgtggaagaaaaggaacaatGGCAAGAGCAGATCAATCAGTTGAAGAAACAGCATGAATTTAGTGTCAGCATTTGTCAAACTTTGATGCAGGATCAGCAG aCTCTCTCTTGCCTTCTACAGACTTTGCTTACGGGCCCTTACAGTATGATGCCCAATAACGTTGCATCTTCACAAATACATCTCATTATGCATCAGTTAAACCAGTGTTACACTCAACTGACTTGGCAGCAGAATAATGTCCAAAG gTTGAAACAAATGTTAAGTGATGTTATGCGGCAACAAGAACAACAGTGTCAAGAGAAACCATCgagaaaggagagaggcagTAATGCACCACCACCTCCATCTCCTGTTTTCTGTCCATTCAACTTCCCTCCACAGCCTGTGAACCTCTTTAGTGTTCCAGGATTtactaatttttcttcctttgctccaG GTATTAATTGTAATCCAGTGTTCCCATCTGGTTTTGGAGATTTTGCACACAATATTTCTCCACACAGtagtgagcagcaggagcaacAACATCCTCTAGATCACAATACTTCTGGGAAAACTGAGTATATGGCATTCCCCAAACCCTTTGAAAGCAGTTCCTCTAATggagcagaaaaacaaag AAGGAGTCACAGACAACCTGAAGAGGAATTGGAAAAAAGATCAACTTGGCTTAATGATAgccaagaaatgaaaaaagatgaTCAGTCTCAGCTGAAAGCAGGTTTTGCAGTTTCAGTACAAAACATTGCTTCTAGTCATAAAAATCAGTCTGATATGAACCGGAGAAGAGAGTTTGATGAAGagtctttggagagtttcaGTAGCATGCCTGATCCAGTAGACCCAACTACTGTGACAAAGACATTTAGATCCAGAAAAGCATCAGCGCAAGCAAGCCTGGCATCAAAAGATAAAACACCCAAATCAAAGAATAAAAGGAAGACTTCTTCTCAGCTAAAAGGCAGAGTTAAAAATACTG GTTATGAAAGTGCAAGTGCTTCTAGTGTGTGTGAACCCTGCAAGAACAATAAAAGCAGACACTCTGATGATGTGGTTCATGCAAAGGTGTTCAGCAAAAGGAATCAGGAAcaattggaaaaaataattaaatacagtAGATCTACAGAAATGTCTTCCG CGCATGCTAGGAGAATTCTGCAGCAGTCTAACAGAAATGCATGCATTGAAGCGCCAG aaACTGGTAGTGATCTTTCTATGTTTGAGGCTTTGCGAGACACAATTTATTCTGAAGTGGCAACTCTTATTTCTCAAAATGAGTCTCGTCCCCACTTTCTTATTGAACTTTTCCATGCGCTTCAGCTGCTAAATACAGATTATCTGAGGCAAAGGGCTCTTTATGCTTTACAG GATATAGTGACCAGACATTTatctgagaaaaatgaaaaagggaagTCTGCAAAATCACTGAATTCTGCAACATGGGTGGCATCAAATTCTGAACTCACTCCCAGTGAAAGCCTTGCCTCTACAGATGAT GAAACTTTTGGCAAGAACTTTTCTACAGAAGCATGTCAAGATTGTGAACAACATGATGCAGACAATGGGAGTACTATGTCTACATCTTCGAATTTTGAACCCTTTGCCACTGATGACCTTG GCAACACAGTGATTCACTTAGATAAAGCTTTGTCTTGGATGAGGGAATATGAGCGTATGAAAGTTGAAGCTGAAAGTACCCTTGACTCTGAGGGCTGCTCTAGTAATTTTCAGGGTGCTTCTACTGCTAAATTAGAAG GTACTGGTGAGTGTCAGTCTGTGCTGCAGTCAGGTGATGTTTCTGCAATTCCATGTCCTCGTATAGATACTCAGCAGCTTGACCGGCAGATTAAAGCAATTATGAAAGAGGTCATTCCTTTTCTGAAG GAACACATGGATGAAGTATGCTCTTCTCAATTACTGACATCAGTAAGACGTATGGTCTTAACTCTTACGCAACAAAATGATGAAAGTAAAGAATTTGTGAAGTTCTTTCATAAGCAGCTTGGCAGTATACTTCAG GATTCACTGGCAAAATTTGCTGGTAGAAAATTAAAAGACTGTGGGGAGGATCTTCTTGTGGAGATCTCTGAAGTGTTATTTAATGAATTAGCCTTTTTTAAACTCATGCAAGACTTGGACAACAACAGTATTTCTGTAAAGCAGAGATGTAAACGAAAAATAGAAACTACTGAAGTAATACAGTCTTATGCTAAAgag GCAAAAAAAGGTCTCCAGGTGGATGTTTGTTCATCTGTTGAAGATGTCGATGAGGACAAA GACAAGGATGAGACTGAAACTGCTAAACAAGTACCGGACTCAGAAATGTGTGCAGGTAATGGAGTGCCTGAAAGTATTAGGTCTGATGCATCTGATcaagaggaagatgaggaaagTGAAAGCGGTCCAGTGGCAATAA GTTTATCAAAAGCAGAAACCCAAGCTCTGACTAACTATGGCAGTGGAGAAGATGAGaatgaagatgaagaaatagAATTTGAGGAAGGACCTGTTGATGTGCAAACATCACTACAAGCCAACAGTGAAACAACAACTGAAAATGAACAG ACTTCAAACCAAGAATTGAGTAAGGCAAAAAGCAGCGAGATTTTGTCATCAGAACAAGAATCTGTTAATGTTAAAG GTGAACAAGATGTGGCTACAATTGTGCCTCATTACCTCAGTGTCATGGAGAATACACCAGCTTTAACAGTCAATACCCCAGAATCCTTTGTAACAGCCactgtgaaaacagaagaatCAAGCTCACCTTTAGCAGTGAATGAAACTCAAACACCAGATACCACGTGTGCAGAAAACAAATCTGGTGCAAGTTCTGAAAGCTCCATGGCTGGCAGCCCTGATACAGAGTCACCTGTGCTAGTGAATGAATAT GAACCTGGTTCTGGAAACGTAAGTCAAAAATCTGATGAAGATGACTTTGTGAAAGTTGAAGACTTGCCTCTCAAACTTGCTGTATATTCAGAG ACAGACttaatgaagaaaatggaaacGGAGGCTCAAACCAACAGCTTGTCTGATGAATTACTGGATGGAGGTGGAGCTCAAGATCAAGAATTAGTAGGAGATGCCCAAACATTGAAAGAACCTG aaacttTTGGAGCTCAAAATGCATAA